CCGGCGTTGGCCTCGGCGCGCAGGTGCCGGACCATCTGCCGGTAGGTGGGGCGCTGGACGGGGGGAGCGCCCGGCGCGGGCGGCGGGACGGTGGCCTCCCAGGGGCGCAGCCAGTCGCGGTTGCGCCGGTTGACCTCGCGCCACGCCTTCTGGTCGCGGGCCCTTATCGGGCGGAGCACCACGTCGCCGTCGGCGAGCGACGCGGGCCAGGCGGGGTTCATGACGCGGGTCTCGGGTGGTCGCCGCCGCGCAGTTGGTCCACGGCGTGGACGAGGAGGTCGCCGAGGACCGCGAGCCCGTCCCGCACGCCGCCGGTGGAGCCCGGCAGGTTGACGACGAGGGTGCGGCCCGCGACGCCCGCCAGACCACGGGAGAGCGCCGCCGTGGGGACCTTGGCGCGGCCGTGGGCGCGGATGGCCTCGGGGATGCCGGGCACCTCGTGGTCGATGACGCGACGGGTGGCCTCGGGGGTGGCGTCGGTGGGCGACAGACCGGTGCCACCGGTCGTGAGGATCACGTCGTACCCGGCCCCGATCCCGTCGCGCAGGGCCGCCTCGACGGGGTCGCCGTCGGGGACGACCCGCGGGCCGTCGACGGCGAAGCCGAGCGCGGCGAGGCCCTCGACGAGGATGGGGCCGCCCCGGTCCTCGTACACCCCGGCGGAGGCGCGGTTCGACGCGGTGATCACCAGGGCCCGGTACGTCACGCCCGGCTCCAGTCCCCGGACTTGCCGCCCGTCTTCTCCTCCACCCGCACGTCGGTGATGACGGCCGACTTGTCGACCGCCTTGACCATGTCGACGACGGTGAGGGCCGCCACGGACACCGCGGTGAGGGCCTCCATCTCGACGCCGGTGCGGTCGGTGGTGCGGACGGTCGCGGCGATCTCCACGGCGTCGTCGGCGACGGACAGGTCGACCGTGACGCCGGAGACGGCGAGCGGGTGGCACAGCGGGATCAGCTCGGGGGTGCGCTTGGCGCCCAT
This portion of the Streptomyces changanensis genome encodes:
- the moaC gene encoding cyclic pyranopterin monophosphate synthase MoaC, producing MSTQGSLTHIDEAGAARMVDVSGKDVTTRTARATGRVLVSPRVVELLRGEGVPKGDALATARIAGIMGAKRTPELIPLCHPLAVSGVTVDLSVADDAVEIAATVRTTDRTGVEMEALTAVSVAALTVVDMVKAVDKSAVITDVRVEEKTGGKSGDWSRA
- a CDS encoding MogA/MoaB family molybdenum cofactor biosynthesis protein, whose translation is MTYRALVITASNRASAGVYEDRGGPILVEGLAALGFAVDGPRVVPDGDPVEAALRDGIGAGYDVILTTGGTGLSPTDATPEATRRVIDHEVPGIPEAIRAHGRAKVPTAALSRGLAGVAGRTLVVNLPGSTGGVRDGLAVLGDLLVHAVDQLRGGDHPRPAS